cacacacacacacacacacacacacacacacgcacacacacaggtttagaGACCACCAGAACCCCCGCCTCCGCAGGATTCAAGTCATAACAAccgtggtaaagttggttttatattggacatTGGATATTCATTCAAAAAATCTATTATGCGGCTTGCCATTTTGACCGATTCATGTCAAAATACTTCTGATGAACTCAGCtaacccccctacacataacacaaagcttcttttctcaaaaaaaacatcctttgatttttaaaatatttttcaatgtaaaaaaatgcTATAAATCTATTATGCGGATTGACCttttgacctattcatgtcaaaccactttcggtgaactcagctaacccccctacatattgcacaaagcttcttttctcaaaatttcttcaattttatagaatttttattagacaaaaattacgcacaaacaaatttgtgtcgGTAACTATGAAAATACCAACTTTGATATAGGCCTATCTCAACCAAAATAAACGCTACCAACACGAAACTTTAGATCCtagtttgccatgaccctctgggggTCCCCCACACATTTTAAGAAGATCGGCCATTAAGGGGCGCTGTAGCCAACGTAGACCATTTTCGGCCCTTctactcaatcaatgttaatgggacaTTTGCAACGGCAACGTACCGTAGACCTTGCGGCTCACACATGtcgatatttactgatgtttaccTCCTCACCTTTACGCTTTGGGTCCCACTTTCGCGCACTCCCCGGGTCGTCGGGGGCGACTCACGACcctgtcataactgcttgcagttctagttatttattgtttttcacaCAGTGTACATTGAAACAATTCTTCTGGAACATGTACCATTCCGGTTGCTGGAGTGCAGAGATCTTGGAACCATCTTCTGCATGAGTCAAATTGGGTCtacaaagataaaataaaataataaaaataataaaaataaatattcaaaatcaaaggatgtttttttgagaaaagaagctttgtgttatgtgtaggggagttagctgagttcaccaaaagtggtttgacatgaataggtcaaaaGGTAAAGCCGCATAATAGATTTATAgaattttttaatattaaaaaatatttttaaaatcaaaggatcttttaaaaaacagaagaagctttgtgttatgtgtaggggggttagctgagttcatcagaagtggtttgacatgaataggtcaaaaggtcaggccgcataatagatttatagcatttcttttacattaaaaaatatttataaaatcaaaGGATGGGTTTCTtgaaaaaagaagctttgtgttatgtgtaggggagttagctgagttcatcagaagtggtttgacatgaataggtcaaaatggcaagccgcataatagatttttcGAATGTGTCGAATAACCAatgtccaatataaaaccaactttaccacggTGTCATAACACTGTGTATGGTTGAAAAtcagtaaatataatttgacagtatgttaAACAGCTAGCTATCAGacatgtcattgtccccaaatcAATATCAAGACTTCTGCcatgtgtaaagtaactgtttgccgcagcctgaagtagcgagTTTAACAGCTAAATGGATGAGAGATAACAGCTATAAAACTAAGTTAAATACAGAAGAGCAGAGAGTGGAACTTACTTCTTGACGCCTGTGTGTTACCGCCATcttgtggtgttcagaggacggAGCACTGAAGGACGACATCGTTCTCTCATCTATGGACTACACTCAGGGTTGGAATAAGATACTACAAAGCTactcaaattattatttttcttgtaGCGTTCGCGCATTAATTTAGAATGTAAGTAAACAGTCAGTTTTACCGGATATACTTCCTCACTTTTTAATGgtcaccctgcagccaatcagagtaaAGTATTCGCCCAgaccagaccatggtataagcctATTTTTTAGTCTATAGGTATAAACCATTTTAATGGATTATTTCAATAGTTGGTTGGGAGTAGAGAGGTTTTTTTGATATGGCAATTAAACTTTTAGTTCAGTTCTTCACAAGAAAACGTCACAGTACCTTTAACCTCTACAAGGCCACCAGGTTGCTAATGATTGTAATACTTTATTgaagaaatgaaaaaacataattatgtaCACAATAATATCCCCAGATGTAGAAGCACAAACATATTCAAAAGGCCAAAATTCCTCCTGTCTCTCTATTAGGTGAGAGCAAGACAATGTTTATCTTTAACTGTATCAGGCAAACTCTGGATGGCTCTTTATGAAATATAATCTACAATTTTTACTGTGCAGTTTTCCATTATCATTAGCAATAAGATTttaataaaacagtttattaatTGTACAGTTACAGCAGCAGCAAGGACAAACAGAGACATGATACATGCTTTTATCAAAAAATATTCTCCatcaaaaaaacatacattccaagtaataagtaataaaataattaagGCAACAtatgttacaaagtgctttacaataaaaacatgtcatttctaaaggacattttcaggaaccagttggattatatctccacctttTCTTTCTGTTCTGCACTTTATTAGCATTCAAAtgatacatttattatttaaagtttagTTAAATGCCACAAGTTATGTATAGACAATTCAGATGAAGAGTGGAGAGAATCCTTAAaagaaaattttaaaataaCGCAATCTAAACACTGGAGGGAATATGCCTGGTAAATAAACCAAATATATTTCATTACTCCAGATAgatgtaaaacaaacacagcaacagAGGGAACAAGCTGCTGGAGAGGATGCAGTGAGAGAAAAGCAAATCAGACGCTCATATTGTTTACTTGCTCAGTAATTCAGGTGTTCTGGCTAAAGGTAATAAGCTATATTAAACATATACATGACATTACAGTTCCCCTCACACCTGGAAATATTTTAGGTATTAATACAAACCAAGATCAGTGCTAGGGACAGatacatatttaaaatgctcAGCTTAACGGCACTGAAGCAAGTGACCTTTGGAAACCAGCCAAATCTCCAGATCTTCAAACATGGTACAAGACAATAGAACAAACACTGGGAATGGAAAAACTCACTCTAACAGTCAGGaatcaaatagaaaaaaaaatagaaaaaattgAATAAATTGTATTCCGAGCATATAGTTAGAAGAATTAAACTTTCTAATAAGTGCATACTatagatggacacacacacggacacacacacggacacgagctgccccctcttttttttggtgtttagttgctgtcttattttgtctgtgttttttattatttctgggGGGgggctcatcagataaacattcacacatcgATAGAGAAGCATCAGGAGCAgttcagggttcagtgtcttggcCGAGGACAGTTGGACGTGGAACTGCAGGGATGGAACCACCAACTTTTAGATTGGGAGGtgaccgctctaccacctgagacGCTCCAATAATACCTAACAGCAACGTGACCATTCAGAACGTTAACGTTATCTAATAGCTAACTAACTTCTCAGcatcctatttatttatttatttactgaatTGTTGCTTTATGATCGACCCAGCTCTGTTTTCTCGTCTTCAGTTTTAAACTACATAGTTACATTACATaaacattacatattttaatgtAAGCCTGAGAGCTGATCTGAGATCTGTCGGTCTCACAGGTCACCTGATTATTGAGGGCTTCAGTTCTGTCCTTTTCCCTTTAAGCCTCAGAGCTTTAGGAACTAAATCattataataatgatatttACATACAACTTTTCATGTAACAGATGTTACAAACTGCTTCACAAGACAAAAATGGATTTTGATAGGATCAATATAAAAAATTAAGTAACTTTAATTTTATCaggtgtgtttctttttttcttcatttttttcttattatcaCTTCAATGTTTCGCTCTGTTTTGTTGAGTTTCTATGTAACTTCATGTTGTTCATTTATCATTCATATTTATTATGCTATAATACCCGTAACAACCATCCAGTGGCGAGACTATTCACAGTTTGAgaggaaaatacaaaaaatggtgaaacagaataataaaaaaggttaatacaaataataaaacataaaaaacatcatGCAGAGAGCTGAACAATCATGTTGACCTACAGCGACATTATTAAATAAAATCTCTGTAATAAATACGATCTTTGTGAAACCTTATTACATCTTTGTTGATCTGTCAGAGTGTTGACTCGTTGGTCCTTTAGGAAGCTGTAGATTGTCATGTTGTTGATTTTTCTTATACATGTAAATTATAttgtaatatttattttgtcaaaCTCACTTTGTAGGTCCAACCAACAACAGACCATAATAAGTCTCATAAAGATCTTCTACAAGGCAACAGATTGCATATTTACACtgaacattatttacagacacacacaaacacaccgtaCTTCTATACTTGTGAGGACACTCGTTGAAATAATGCATTCCTTAACATCTAACTTCACATCTAAATGTTTAACCCAAACCTGATTCTGAGCTGAATCTAAAACCAGGTCTGAACCCTCAAACAGGCTTTTCTGAGTCTATCTGAAAGTGAGGACCGCACAAATTCAAAAATTCAAACTGGTTCTCACAAAGATAGATGTACaagtaaacacacaaacacctttAAAACAGACTTAAAGTCATCGACCATTTTGTGAATGTAGCAGCTCTGAACGCTCTTCACATGAACAGATTCCCTGGTTGATCAAATTTACTATGGTCGTCATTCACTGATAATTATTTCCTATAACGGATACTTATGAATATTGTTAAACGAAAATATTCAGTTTAGGAGGTGTGACTGTATTACTGATAGAATTCTACTTGAATTATTAAACATTGAGTTTGTCATTGTaatctttctttgtgttctaAATAGAGGAAAACTACTGTCAGTCGCGGATGCCTTACTCCACCTCTGATTAGCAACCTAACCAATCCAACTAACGAAGGCAAACAAAAATGTTTCCCATCCGGAGCTGATGTTACTTGTTAGCTAACACAGCACTGTGAGCTAacgtttatttatttgtgctacTTCGGGGAAACGTGTTTGGATCTAGTATCTCTGAAAGCTCTTCACATGAACCAATTCCCTGGTCACCCAAATCATTTTGCTGGTCGCCCAAATCCTTTCCCTGGTTGATCAAACTGTTTCCCAGCTGACGAGAACCTGCAGcaaaaaaaagtatacattCCATAATGTCAACTTTTATATTACACAGATATTATTTtggtggccaaaacaaatagatTTACATTTCATCAAAAATCTGTTATACAAACAGGCAGCTCAAATCaaatctgattggttcatagcTGTGTTATAATAACCACATACAAAGGCTAGGATTCAAATTCCTTAGAATTAGACTAAACTTACCTCTTACCACAACACAGCGTATTGTGATGATCTTCGCGACTACAAGCAGAACATGAACTATAATAAGAGTCAGAGCTCCCAAAACAAATCCACCAATCATCCATTCGGCCACTTTACTGGATGAGTCCTCACACACTTTCTCTGAAACGCATCACAAACAGCTGATGTAACTCAAACTGAATCTCAGGTACAGCACACAGACTACACACAACACTTAGGGTGTCtagaaatcttttaaactaatAATACATAGACAAATTAAATTATTTCCTGATTAAACCACCAAGAAAGAAATCTCACCACTGATATGAACAAAGATCTCAGCGTGAGTCTGATGGCTGATTTCCTCCTGTGTTACTACACAGAGGTAGTGGTCTGTCTTGGTCACAGTAGTGTTGAGGGTGATGTAGTAGTGGTCTCTTTCTGGGGTCCGTGTCTCCTCAGCAGGAAGTGTGTTTCCAGCACTGTCCTTCCACTCCACTCCAGATGTTAGAGAAGCACCATGAACCTCACACTGCAGCAGGGCCCAGTCAGCTGTGGCATCAAGTATTGTTACAGATGGCTTCGGAGTCACAGCTGTGAACAAAGTTTAAACAAAAGCTTATTAAAgatgaatacaataaaatgatagaaatgtgATAGTGTAACATTGTTGTTTATGCCTGACTGTAGGTACATTGTGtttaaagagaagaaaagaacagaaaatctgAATGTGAACTTTAACTATTTTTGGGTTATTAGATTacatcagtgacatcatcacCTTGGTTTTCTCCTGATCTGTCTTTGAAGACTTGTTCTgaaagacaaataaaaatatgaagtGGAGGATGATGGTTTAATATCATGAAGTAGTCAAATGATCTGAGCCTGATAATGGAGTTTCAACATCTAAAATGGAtggtgtctgaaatatgagacctgctgtctcgtctccaatgtatgtgtatgtggttcctcaaccaatcagcacgcagctcatctaaatattcatgagaataccatatttggaagaaaagctctcgttctaaatagggccaaaacacagggatgcataagggcccataaaatagcaacCGGGCAATTTttagcccaaccaatgttacataccctattaggagaccttaaggaacagtgggAAATACCCTAtttaatcattctatcacccctttacagtccctccagaaaaacgtgattatgcgatcgcataattcaatgcataagcAGCCAAAGTCCgtatatttatgcgggggccgtattttttcaaatacgccgcactttcgctgcataaattgccgatttccgcacaaataagtcacatatatcttagcagaaagttgaaaaatgttgcgtttacttcaaacaagagcagccatttctgcctgttgccatgggaacgttatgaagtgatgtaattacgcgacgtgaacatcatcgaaaagccaTGAtcaaaccacagtttttgcaagttcaagcaatttcattgcataaaattgcataaatatcccgcatattccatcgcattttttaagaaaacgtgctgcataatcaaggatctttgcccgcaacaatcaaaaaaaaactccgcatttttctggagggactacctttaaggtaaattaagctaaagaaactgcatagttcccctttaagtgtTTCTAAAAACAGATTTGGTCTAGATCTATGAAATAATTTCTATGGCACTAAAGTCAAGCTGAAACCAGTTACTCCTTTGTCATTTATCAAACACAAATATTGtgtttccagcttcttaaacgtgatcattttctgtttctctgttttatatctttataaactgaatattttggggGTTTGATTGTTGGTCAGATAAAACCAGACACTGGGACACATTGGGCTCTGGGATCTTGGTCGGTCATTATAAATAATGGTAATAACTCTCGGTCATTATAAATAATGGTAATAACTCTCGGTCATTATGAATAATGGTAATAACTCTCGGTCATTATAAATAATGGTAATAACTCTTGGTCATtataaataatagtaataactcttggtcattataaataatggtaataattcttggtcattataaataatagtaataactcttggtcattataaataatagtaataactcttggtcattataaataatggtaataactcttggtcattataaataatggtaataactcttggtcattataaataatggtaataactcttggtcattataaataatggtaataactcttggtcattataaataatagtaataactCTTGGTCATTATAAATAATGGTAATAACTCTTGGGCATtataaataatagtaataactcttggtcattataaataatggtaataactcttagtcattataaataatagtaataactcttggtcattataaataatgataataactcttggtcattataaataatagtaataactCTTGGTCAGAAAACCTTGACGGGCTGTTTAGAGACAGAGTCAGACCTTCAAATACAGATCAGGAGAAATCATTGGTCAGTCCTGAttgatgatgtcactgatgtCTACACCTGCAGCATGTGCTACAACTCTGTCACCCAGAGGCtgggtattattattattattattattattcaaagaTTCAGACACAATACCTTCACTTAAAACTGTTGGCCTTTAAACATCTGACTGAATGAACTGAGACTGAACGGGAGTGATCTTGTTAGCTTGTTAGCATGTAGTTAGATAATCCCTGTCCCCCTCTGCTCTTGTCTACCTGATACACTGGGTGACAACAACTAAAGTCAACATGAAGGTACTGCATCACAAGATTTCAATGATACTGAGGTCTACAGAGTTATAGCACacatcagtgacatcatcacCTTGGTTTTCTCCTGATCAGTCTTTTAGGACAGGTTCTGAAAgacaaatgaaaacattaaatgggTGATGGTTTAATATCATCAACTAGTCAAATGATCTGAGACTGATAATGGAGTTTCAACATCAGAGTACAAgcataaatcacacacacaggtcatatTTATGATATAATGAAGGAGTTTAGAGTAtcaactagtaactaaagaagaagaagcagactAGTAAACATAGATCTATAACACTCAAACCTCCCCTGGTCCAGGAAGCAGAGTGGTTAAAGCAAGCAGCAGCTGAGTTACCATTAGAGCAGCAGTAAGCAGAGGCAGAGACTCAGTTCTTACACCATGATTTAGAAGATCTCACAGGCAGCAGGACCATCAGTGGCATTGATTAGTTTCCATATTTTATACCATCAGCATCAAATGTTGAATCTATGAGAAACCTCCTGGTCCACTGAATCATTCTGAAATTGTAACTGTCTCAACATCACTGGGAGTGCTCCTCGTTGACAGATCGTATTTAAACAGTGAAAATGTGCTCTGGATAGTTTACTGAGGTAGCTGCTCCCTTAAACCCATGAATAAACTATATATTTGGATGAAGACATTCACAAAAACTCAACATGtgatttatttcagtttcaTGTTTTGAGGTTGTTGGTTTATTTAAGGAGGGAGCAGGAGGAGAACTGTTCACAGGCTGCCTGTCCATCAGTCTTAGGACTGGGTACTGAACTTTGATACTGTTTAGGCAGCAACTAAATTTCCTTCTAAGTATCAAAAAATTCAATATCTAGGAGTAAgtctcatcagtgtcagtgagccaataggcacgcagcatgcttctaacAAGAatgaataatgtttgtgattggctgtccaaCGTTTCACGTCGTacagacatgcagcaaaaactacgttacacacagagacggggcGCACGTGTGTTGTTGCATtttaaaggctggactacagtgtgtgtgtgtgtgtgtgtgtgtgtgtgtgtgtgtgtgtgtgtgtgtgtgttgtgatttCTCTTTGTTAAAATGGATCGTTCAGGAACAACATACAATAGTTGAatagttgtgttgttcatatGTTTTAACAACATCTTGGATCTGTAGTTTCTTTGTCAGAGGTTTAAACAGAAGACTGAGTGGACAAAGAAGAACAGTCAATGATCAAACCTCAAATGACAGCTGGAGATctacaaacaataaatcaagaatgaaatgtttaataaaaGTACTCACCAACCAGAAGCTCAATGTAGAATATTTGTGGTGGCTGAAGACGAGGAAAATAACAGGTGTATTCTCCACTGTCAGATATCtttgtatttctgatgattatggaggAGTTGCCGTGTTTCAGTTCATCTGGAAAATGAGAGACTCGACCTTTGAACTCTTCACTCTGACCTGGACGACCGTTGTTGTAATGAATGCCTGCGTCATAATAGAACACCTCCTTCAGACCTTCATCTTTCTGAGTATCTTTCCTCCAGGCAAAGACCCCTGGTACAATGTTCTCCTTGGTGCTGAGAGAACAGGGTAACACCACATCACTGTCTTCTTTCACAACCACTTTAACACCACCGGGCTCTGAAAGACAAAACCTATTTTAATTATTATGTTAAAATAGAGAAAGTCAGGTTGAGGCAAAGAATGTCACATTTTGACAGTGTTTTCAATCATCTGCCTTTTCTTCAATAACTCATAAAAGCATCATACTGCAGAGAGTCTCCATCAAACACTCTGATCTCTTTCTCTGGCAAAGATCAGAGATATTGTTAGGGCTGCAGCTgttgattattttagtaatcaagtattctaccgattattccatcgattaattgagtaagagca
This genomic stretch from Sander lucioperca isolate FBNREF2018 unplaced genomic scaffold, SLUC_FBN_1.2 Unpl_85, whole genome shotgun sequence harbors:
- the LOC116036196 gene encoding butyrophilin subfamily 1 member A1-like, which gives rise to PGGVKVVVKEDSDVVLPCSLSTKENIVPGVFAWRKDTQKDEGLKEVFYYDAGIHYNNGRPGQSEEFKGRVSHFPDELKHGNSSIIIRNTKISDSGEYTCYFPRLQPPQIFYIELLVAVTPKPSVTILDATADWALLQCEVHGASLTSGVEWKDSAGNTLPAEETRTPERDHYYITLNTTVTKTDHYLCVVTQEEISHQTHAEIFVHISEKVCEDSSSKVAEWMIGGFVLGALTLIIVHVLLVVAKIITIRCVVVRGSRQLGNSLINQGKDLGDQQNDLGDQGIGSCEELSEILDPNTFPR